The following coding sequences are from one Candidatus Methylomirabilis sp. window:
- the hemC gene encoding hydroxymethylbilane synthase — protein sequence MSADGASAPARAGRATLRMGTRGSPLALAQSRGVAAGLEGAHPGLRVELTVIRTSGDRIQDVPLAKVGGKGLFVKEIEEALLTGGIELAVHSMKDLPTLLPRGLVLGAITAREEGGDVLVAREARSLEDLRPGARVGTSSLRRQAQLLHRRPDLSVVPLRGNLDTRLRKLGEESLDGVVVAAAGLRRLGLEPEKAIPLPLEVSLPAPGQGALGLEIRGDDRATASLVAVLEDGPTRIAVTAERALLKRLGGSCNVPIAAYGTVRGELLTLAGLVARPDGKALVRDELTGAALEAEFLGTALAERLLARGADRILRELAGEGG from the coding sequence ATGAGCGCGGATGGCGCCTCGGCCCCGGCCCGGGCCGGTCGGGCGACCCTCCGGATGGGGACGCGGGGGAGCCCGCTCGCGCTGGCCCAGAGCCGGGGGGTGGCCGCGGGCCTCGAGGGCGCCCACCCGGGCCTGCGGGTAGAGCTCACCGTGATCCGGACGAGCGGGGACAGGATCCAGGATGTCCCCCTGGCGAAGGTCGGGGGGAAGGGACTCTTCGTCAAGGAGATCGAGGAGGCCCTGCTCACGGGGGGGATCGAGCTGGCGGTCCACAGCATGAAGGACCTCCCCACCCTCCTGCCCCGCGGCCTCGTGCTCGGAGCCATCACGGCCCGGGAGGAGGGGGGGGATGTCCTGGTGGCCCGGGAGGCCCGTTCCCTGGAGGACCTGCGGCCGGGGGCGCGGGTCGGCACCAGCAGCCTGCGGCGGCAGGCCCAACTCCTCCATCGGCGCCCGGACCTTTCCGTGGTCCCCCTCCGGGGAAACCTGGACACGCGCCTCCGGAAGCTCGGGGAAGAGAGCCTCGACGGGGTCGTGGTCGCGGCGGCAGGCCTCAGGCGGCTCGGCCTCGAGCCGGAGAAGGCGATCCCCCTCCCCCTGGAGGTCTCCCTCCCTGCCCCGGGCCAGGGGGCACTCGGCCTCGAGATTCGCGGGGACGATCGCGCGACCGCCTCCCTCGTGGCGGTCCTCGAGGATGGCCCCACCCGGATCGCCGTGACGGCGGAACGGGCCCTCCTCAAGCGCCTGGGGGGAAGCTGCAACGTCCCCATCGCCGCCTACGGGACCGTGCGGGGGGAGCTTCTCACCCTCGCAGGCCTCGTGGCCCGGCCGGACGGGAAGGCGCTCGTTCGGGACGAGTTGACCGGCGCCGCGCTGGAGGCCGAGTTCCTCGGGACGGCCCTTGCCGAGCGCCTGTTGGCCCGGGGAGCCGACCGG